From Callithrix jacchus isolate 240 chromosome 15, calJac240_pri, whole genome shotgun sequence, one genomic window encodes:
- the KBTBD12 gene encoding kelch repeat and BTB domain-containing protein 12 isoform X3, with the protein MECKIEGKEKYQHSLNLLNQIKNMKELAEMIDVVLIAEEEKFPCHRLVLAAFSPYFKAMFTCGLLECNQREVILYDITAESVAVLLNYMYNAALDINNANVQTVAMAAYFMQMEEVFSVCQKYMMDHMDASNCLGIYYFAKQIGAEDLSDQSKKYLYQHFAEVSLHEEILETEVHQFLTLIKSDDLNISREESILELVLRWVNHNKELRTEHLVELLKQVRLELVNPSFLRQALRRNTMLLCDADCIDIIQNAFKAIKTPQQHSLNLRYGMETTSLLLCIGNNSSGIRSRHRSYGDASFCYDPISRKTYFISSPKYGEGLGTVCTGVVMENNTIIVAGEASASKLSRQKNKNVEIYRYHDRGNQFWEKLCTAEFRELYALGSIHNDLYVIGGQMKIKNQYLITNYVDKYSVERDNWKRVSPLPLQLACHAVVTVNNKLYVIGGWTPQMDLPDEEPDRLSNKLLQYDPSQDQWSVRAPMKYSKYRFSTAVVNSEIYVLDGLQGISQKAATETFFTRKAAW; encoded by the exons ATGGAGTGCAAGattgagggaaaagaaaaataccaacatAGCTTGAATTTACTGAATCAAATTAAGAACATGAAAGAATTAGCAGAAATGATTGATGTGGTACTCATTGCAGAAGAAGAGAAATTTCCTTGCCACAGACTGGTCCTGGCTGCATTTAGTCCTTATTTCAAAGCTATGTTCACCTGTGGACTACTTGAATGTAATCAAAGGGAAGTCATACTTTATGACATCACAGCAGAAAGTGTGGCAGTGTTATTAAATTACATGTACAATGCAGCTTTGGATATCAATAATGCCAATGTACAGACGGTAGCTATGGCTGCCTATTTTATGCAGATGGAAGAAGTCTTCAGTGTGTGTCAAAAATATATGATGGACCACATGGATGCTTCGAACTGTTTAGGTATCTATTATTTTGCAAAGCAGATTGGAGCTGAAGATTTATCTGATCaatcaaagaaatatttatatcagCACTTTGCCGAGGTGAGCTTACATGAAGAAATACTAGAAACTGAAGTGCACCAATTTTTGACACTTATTAAATCAGATGATCTTAACATATCCAGAGAAGAGAGCATTCTGGAGTTAGTTCTGAGATGGGTAAATCATAACAAAGAATTGCGTACAGAGCATCTTGTTGAGCTTTTGAAGCAAGTCAGATTGGAACTTGTAAatccttcttttttaagacaaGCCTTAAGAAGGAACACAATGCTTCTGTGTGATGCAGATTGCATTGACATAATTCAAAATGCATTCAAAGCCATCAAGACACCCCAACAGCACTCTCTAAATCTGCGCTATGGCATGGAGACTACCAGTCTTCTGCTTTGCATTGGCAACAATTCTTCAGGAATCAGATCAAGACATAGGAGCTATGGGGATGCCAGTTTTTGTTATGATCCTATATCACGGAAAACCTATTTCATCTCATCTCCCAAGTATGGAGAGGGTTTAGGAACTGTGTGTACTGGTGTTGTAATGGAAAATAACACTATAATTGTGGCTGGAGAAGCAAGTGCCTCTAAACTCTCTAGACAGAAGAACAAGAATGTCGAAATTTATAG GTATCATGATAGAGGAAACCAGTTTTGGGAAAAGTTATGCACAGCTGAATTTCGAGAACTCTATGCTCTGGGCAGTATTCATAATGACCTCTATGTTATAGGAGgacagatgaaaattaaaaaccagtATCTTATTACAAACTATGTTGATAAGTACTCTGTAGAACGGGACAATTGGAAAAGGGTGTCTCCCCTTCCACTGCAATTGGCATGTCATGCTGTAGTGACAGTGAATAATAAACTTTATGTGATTGGAGGCTGGACCCCTCAG ATGGATCTTCCTGATGAAGAACCTGATCGATTAAGCAACAAACTGTTGCAGTATGACCCCAGCCAAGATCAATGGAGTGTGCGGGCACCCATGAAGTACTCTAAGTACCGATTCAGTACAGCCGTAGTCAACAGTGAGATTTATGTTCTGG ATGGTCTACAGGGTATCTCCCAAAAAGCAGCCACTGAAACCTTCTTCACCAGGAAGGCAGCATGGTAA